The DNA segment TCGCCGGGGATACCTCTTCGATGATGTCACCCCGTTGTTTCCGTTTGGATATGGCCTGAGCTACACGACTTTCAGTTTCAGCAACCTCCGCCTGGAAAAGGAGACGATCCGGGTGGGCGAATCGACGAAGGTGCTTGTTGACGTCGCCAATACCGGAGCGCGCGCCGGGGACGAAGTAGTGCAAATGTACGTGCGGGACATGGTGAGTTCGGTAACACGCCCGGTCAAGGAGTTGCGGGGTTTTCGCAGGATACACCTTGAACCTGGGGGCCGCGTGACGGTGGAATTCTCCGTCGGTTTCGAGGAACTGGCTTTCACCAATATCGACAAGCAACACACAGTGGAGCCAGGTGATTTTGAGATCATGGTGGGCAACTCTTCACGCGATGAGGATTTGATTAAGG comes from the Calditrichota bacterium genome and includes:
- a CDS encoding glycoside hydrolase family 3 C-terminal domain-containing protein; translated protein: INFIAQHVPAILECWYLGQEAGYAVADVLFGDHNPGGKLPISFPRSVGHIPCYYNFKPSARRGYLFDDVTPLFPFGYGLSYTTFSFSNLRLEKETIRVGESTKVLVDVANTGARAGDEVVQMYVRDMVSSVTRPVKELRGFRRIHLEPGGRVTVEFSVGFEELAFTNIDKQHTVEPGDFEIMVGNSSRDEDLIKVTLHVVAGEKK